The following are encoded together in the Penicillium digitatum chromosome 3, complete sequence genome:
- a CDS encoding Glucose-6-phosphate isomerase: MFPIRQLNPSSAAVALLALTGALWPASVLAGNPNDNDEGYKLREDIPVSCLNRTAEGEHVTDNFGKLQYVPFVTCNETARPLSFHYGISETITCTIDSLSDELYHLLEFYVHSDVPMTCRVPTAPLTPSAGVAEHADKDSNQKAGEADTLSALADNGPPFTPLTIALQGTLQLSHLHIWTDMNVVMHNMASDAAAEQSSKTRGGQSGQPGFTVGGIAYSTPEFDNTGKNVKLDEDEEPVALSQAAREPWTAGHGTKVVRGEPLTFSFHVAWLEGGASIGWPVRPALDSWLALATRSRKSSGSFFSTLVFFVMAASVGAILALFWERNGGRGRGRGRTAWHGDGLLGGGPARGAKGSGVTFGNGGKNNGYGGYSGPANGNGNGNGVGSGYGFPSGKRD; this comes from the exons ATGTTTCCTATACGTCAATTGAACCCGTCTTCCGCGGCAGTGGCGCTGCTGGCTTTGACAGGCGCATTGTGGCCAGCCAGCGTACTTGCGGGGAACCCCAATGACAACGACGAGGGATACAAACTGAGAGAGGACATCCCAGTGTCATGTCTGAATCGAACTGC tgaaggagaacat GTCACTGACAATTTCGGCAAACTCCAATACGTCCCCTTCGTGACCTGCAACGAAACCGCCCGCCCCCTCTCCTTCCACTACGGCATCTCCGAAACGATAACATGCACCATTGACTCCCTCTCCGATGAACTGTATCATCTCCTCGAGTTCTACGTCCACTCAGATGTCCCAATGACCTGTCGCGTGCCAACAGCACCGCTAACACCATCCGCCGGCGTAGCAGAGCACGCGGACAAAGACTCAAACCAGAAGGCAGGAGAAGCAGACACACTCTCTGCACTAGCTGACAATGGCCCACCCTTCACACCGCTCACGATCGCCCTACAGGGCACGCTCCAGCTGAGCCATTTGCACATCTGGACAGATATGAACGTCGTCATGCACAACATGGCCTCGGACGCGGCTGCAGAACAAAGCTCTAAAACCCGCGGCGGCCAGTCTGGACAGCCCGGTTTCACCGTTGGCGGTATTGCATACTCGACTCCTGAGTTTGACAATACCGGTAAGAATGTCAAGctcgatgaggatgaggagccTGTTGCTCTTTCCCAGGCGGCGCGTGAGCCTTGGACTGCCGGACACGGCACCAAGGTTGTACGGGGAGAGCCGCTTACTTTCTCCTTCCATGTTGCGTGGTTGGAGGGCGGTGCCAGTATTGGGTGGCCGGTGCGGCCTGCTTTGGACTCGTGGCTTGCTTTGGCGACCAGGTCTAGGAAGAGCTCTGGGTCTTTCTTTTCTACGCTGGTGTTCTTTGTTATGGCGGCTTCTGTTGGTGCTATTCTTGCATTGTTCTGGGAGCGGAATGGTGGGCGTGGGCGTGGACGTGGGCGAACCGCTTGGCATGGAGATGGGCTTTTGGGCGGGGGTCCCGCTCGTGGAGCGAAGGGTTCTGGTGTAACCTTTGGCAACGGAGGGAAGAATAATGGATACGGCGGTTACTCTGGCCCTGCTAATGGAAATGGCAATGGGAACGGGGTTGGAAGTGGATACGGCTTTCCAAGTGGGAAGAGGGATTGA
- a CDS encoding mitochondrial 37S ribosomal protein bS21m produces the protein MDFRLLARSLRARPTPWLQQQTQLYRVASLANGVRYNSSTSSPSIPFKPTSPTDQPSTAPEAAQQAQAQKPASDLAEPRTAASEAAKPAHRPVSDFDDILSRLDLSKPREAPSSQRRIFSDSLSRAVGEGAQSSYRARSRAPLPARKVELKLGPTLGRQVHVEPERGTDLGGALRKLQATLSQNRVRHDAHEQKFHVRKGMVRKQKKMERWKKLFKFSFQGTVKKIQRMQAQGW, from the coding sequence ATGGACTTCCGCCTCTTGGCCCGCAGCCTCCGCGCCAGGCCAACACCATGGCTCCAACAGCAGACCCAGCTGTACCGCGTCGCCTCCCTCGCGAACGGAGTGCGCTATAACTCCTCCACCTCATCACCGAGCATACCCTTTAAACCCACATCTCCCACCGACCAGCCCAGCACAGCCCCCGAGGCCGCCCAGCAAGCCCAAGCCCAGAAGCCGGCCTCCGACTTGGCCGAGCCACGCACAGCTGCCTCCGAAGCTGCAAAGCCCGCCCACAGGCCAGTCTCAGACTTCGACGACATCCTCAGCAGACTCGATCTCAGCAAGCCCCGAGAAGCACCCAGCAGCCAGCGCCGGATCTTCTCAGACTCGCTTTCCCGAGCTGTCGGCGAGGGCGCCCAGAGCAGCTACCGGGCGCGGTCGAGGGCACCCCTGCCTGCACGCAAGGTAGAGCTGAAGCTCGGGCCGACGCTCGGTCGTCAGGTTCATGTCGAGCCTGAGCGTGGTACTGATCTTGGTGGTGCGCTGCGCAAGCTCCAGGCTACTCTTTCGCAGAACCGTGTGAGGCATGATGCTCACGAACAGAAGTTCCATGTCAGAAAGGGTATGGTGcgcaagcagaagaagatggaGCGGTGGAAGAAGCTGTTCAAGTTCTCGTTCCAGGGGACCGTGAAGAAGATTCAGCGTATGCAGGCACAGGGTTGGTAG
- a CDS encoding M-phase inducer phosphatase: protein MSSISITTLPRMGRDVLAALLSTGEPSNLAIVDVRDSDHIGGHIHSSTWVPSSTLDVRMPELIRTLKDKKMVVFHCALSQQRGPSAALRYARERESTLSAEENQKQQVFVLEGGFVEWQQKYGNDAKLTEAFAADVWDDY from the exons ATGTCGTCCATCTCAATCACAACTCTCCCCCGCATGGGCCGCGATGTTCTAGCGGCcctactctcaaccggcgAACCGAGCAACCTAGCAATTGTTGACGTCCGAGACTCAG ACCATATTGGAGGCCATATCCACTCATCAACTTGGGTCCCTAGCTCAACGCTGGACGTGCGCATGCCTGAGCTCATCCGCACTCTCAAAGACAAGAAGATGGTTGTATTCCATTGTGCACTCAGTCAGCAACGTGGTCCCTCTGCTGCTCTTCGCTATGCGCGTGAGCGTGAGAGCACGCTTAGTGCGGAGGAGAATCAGAAGCAGCAAGTATTTGTGCTCGAGGGCGGGTTTGTGGAATGGCAGCAGAAGTATGGCAATGATGCTAAGCTGACTGAGGCTTTTGCTGCGGACGTCTGGGATGACTATTAA
- a CDS encoding putative S-adenosyl-L-methionine-dependent methyltransferase MidA, protein MNQATRRAASQVLRRPRKTVFPRCTGRWNSTFEQREWSTPLAKTLANVMKVTGPVPIAAFMRQVLTSPDGGYYTTRGENGGVFGKNGDFVTSPEISQVFGELVGIWTIAEWIAQGRTRSGVQLMEVGPGKGTLMDDMLRTFRNFKSFSSSVEAIYLVEASGTLREVQKRLLCGEEAVMEDTDIGHRSVCKYFDVPVIWVEDIRLLPHEEGKTPFIFAHEFFDALPIHAFESVPPSLENQQANESRKIMTPTGPVELHDPPKHANTPQWRELMVTINPKAIEENIKGEPEFKLTKAKASTPSSLVIPEISQRYRALKSQPGSTIEISPESRIYAADFARRIGGDSASALAAKKNSASSPPPSSQKKTPSGAALIMDYGTLSTIPINSLRGIKSHEKVAPLSEPGRVDVSADVDFTSLAEAAIEGSDGVEVHGPVEQGDFLKAMGIEERMRQLLRKEQNEEHKKTLETAWKRLVEKSGGSMGQIYKVMAIIPENGGQRLPVGFGGGIQM, encoded by the exons ATGAATCAAGCGACGAGGCGCGCAGCGTCGCAAGTCCTCCGCAGACCTCGCAAAACGGTATTTCCAAGATGCACCGGAAGATGGAACTCCACATTTGAACAGAGAGAATGGTCCACGCCGCTAGCAAAAACATTGGCCAATGTTATGAAG GTCACTGGTCCCGTACCAATCGCGGCATTTATGCGCCAAGTATTGACTTCCCCAGATGGCGGTTATTATACAACTCGAGGAGAGAACGGAGGTGTCTTCGGCAAAAATGGTGATTTCGTCACGTCACCCGAGATCTCGCAAGTCTTTGGAGAGTTGGTAGGCATATGGACTATCGCGGAGTGGATAGCGCAGGGACGGACGAGAAGTGGTGTTCAGCTGATGGAGGTTGGCCCAGGAAAAGGAACTTTGATGGATGATATGCTGCGG ACTTTCCGTAATTTCAAGAGCTTTTCTTCAAGTGTTGAAGCCATTTATCTTGTGGAGGCTAGCGGAACCCTCAGAGAAGTGCAGAAGCGGCTGCTGTGCGGCGAGGAGGCTGTTATGGAGGACACAGATATTGGGCACCGGAGTGTGTGCAAATACTTTGATGTACCCGTCATCTGGGTTGAGGATATTCGTCTTCTGCCACATG AGGAAGGCAAGACACCCTTCATCTTCGCACATGAATTCTTCGACGCGCTTCCAATCCATGCATTCGAATCTGTTCCCCCCTCCCTAGAGAACCAGCAGGCCAATGAGTCTCGAAAGATCATGACTCCCACCGGCCCAGTAGAACTACACGACCCACCCAAACATGCGAACACCCCGCAATGGCGTGAGTTAATGGTGACAATAAATCCAAAAGCCATCGAAGAGAACATTAAAGGAGAGCCCGAGTTCAAATTGACTAAAGCCAAGGCCTCCACGCCGTCATCGCTAGTGATCCCGGAGATTTCTCAGCGTTACCGAGCACTTAAGTCGCAGCCAGGCTCGACCATCGAGATCAGCCCAGAGAGCCGAATCTATGCTGCTGACTTTGCGCGTCGTATCGGTGGTGACTCGGCTTCTGCACTTGCCGCTAAAAAGAACTCGGCTTCCAGCCCGCCACCGTCGTCACAGAAGAAGACCCCCTCCGGGGCAGCCCTGATCATGGACTACGGGACATTGTCAACTATTCCCATCAACTCTCTACGTGGAATCAAAAGCCACGAGAAGGTAGCACCACTCTCGGAACCGGGCCGAGTGGATGTtagtgcggatgtggatttcACTTCGTTGGCTGAAGCAGCCATCGAAGGCAGCGATGGCGTCGAGGTTCACGGTCCTGTTGAGCAGGGTGACTTCCTCAAAGCCATGGGTATTGAGGAGCGCATGCGGCAGCTCCTCCGTAAAGAGCAAAACGAAGAACACAAAAAGACACTAGAGACCGCCTGGAAGCGATTAGTTGAGAAGAGCGGCGGGTCAATGGGACAGATCTACAAGGTCATGGCCATAATACCTGAAAATGGAGGACAGAGATTACCTGTTGGTTTTGGAGGGGGCATTCAGATGTAG